A single genomic interval of Prunus dulcis chromosome 5, ALMONDv2, whole genome shotgun sequence harbors:
- the LOC117628311 gene encoding uncharacterized protein LOC117628311, with protein sequence MNGFPAKFMLVIAALVLLLMGEFQATCAFLRAEADQGIVKSTLSHVDCTRDGLRKINTGRKEGSFGSCQTDIFGKKIVTIRRNLRPLKGPKPPSPTKNFPPHFRRPDLPLPPSPPPPSFNDTYSPES encoded by the exons ATGAATGGTTTTCCAGCAAAGTTTATGCTGGTTATTGCAGCACTAGTGTTGCTTCTCATGGGGGAGTTCCAAGCAACATGTGCTTTTCTTCGCG CTGAAGCTGATCAaggtattgtgaagagtactTTGTCGCATGTTGACTGTACAAGAGATGGCTTGAGAAAGATAAATACTGGAAGAAAAGAAGGTAGCTTTGGATCATGTCAAACTGACATTTTTGGCAAGAAAATAGTGACCATCCGACGCAACCTAAGACCATTGAAAGGGCCCAAGCCACCTTCTCCCACCAAAAACTTCCCTCCGCACTTCCGACGTCCTGATCTGCCTCTTCCACCGtcaccacctccaccatcATTCAACGATACTTACTCTCCGGAATCCTAA
- the LOC117628130 gene encoding putative pentatricopeptide repeat-containing protein At1g64310 gives MFFHFHLLHLDLSKVYLSLSRTKQLHALILKTHLSHDPFYATKIVRFYAVNGDLHSACKLFDESPSQSVYLWNSIIRAHAQAHKFEEAFSLFTKMLRTEIKPDNFTYACIIRACSESFDLEGLKLVHCGVTVSGLGLDSICSSALVTAYSKLGLVDEASRVFYGTPEQDLVLWNSIISGYGNCGRWDKGLQLFSEMRSMETMPDGYTIVGLLSGLSDSSLITIGQGLHGLCLKCNLDSNAHVSSVLVSMYSRCMSMNSAHRVFSGLFQPDLVTWSALITGYSQSGDYGKALLFFKNLNMEGKKADSILIASVLAAAAQIANVGPGCEIHAYVLRHGLESHVMISSALIAMYSKCGFLGMGTRVFEIMPEKNIISYNSLILGLGLHGLASEAFRMFDEILRNGLKPDEYTFTALLGACCHAGLVKDGRQIFRRMKDEFCIQPRTEHYVHMVKLLGMEGGLEEAYNLILSLSEPVDCGIWGALLLCCDVCGNSELAEIVAQRLFESSSEKGAYRVMLSNIYAGDGRWDDAKKLRDHITEGKLRKITGLSWIKGFSRSA, from the exons ATGTTCTTTCATTTCCATTTGCTTCACTTGGACCTCTCCAAggtttatttatctttatcaAGAACCAAGCAGTTGCATGCTTTGATTCTCAAGACCCATCTCTCTCACGACCCATTTTATGCAACTAAAATCGTTAGATTCTATGCAGTCAATGGTGACCTTCACTCTGCTTGTAAGCTGTTCGATGAAAGTCCCAGCCAAAGCGTCTACCTTTGGAACTCCATTATTCGAGCCCACGCTCAAGCCCACAAATTTGAGGAAGCATTTTCTCTGTTTACTAAGATGCTTAGAACCGAAATCAAACCTGATAACTTCACTTATGCTTGCATTATACGTGCATGCTCTGAGAGCTTTGATTTGGAAGGACTGAAGCTTGTCCATTGTGGAGTAACAGTTTCAGGGTTAGGATTGGACTCTATTTGTAGCAGTGCACTTGTTACAGCTTATTCAAAACTCGGCCTTGTTGATGAAGCAAGTAGGGTGTTTTATGGGACACCAGAGCAGGATTTGGTTCTGTGGAATTCTATAATTTCAGGTTATGGAAACTGTGGACGTTGGGACAAAGGGTTGCAACTGTTTAGTGAGATGAGAAGCATGGAGACGATGCCGGATGGATACACAATTGTTGGGTTGCTTTCGGGTTTATCGGATTCTAGCTTGATAACTATTGGCCAAGGACTACATGGTCTTTGTTTGAAATGTAATTTAGATTCTAATGCTCATGTAAGCAGTGTCCTTGTGAGCATGTATTCAAGATGCATGTCTATGAACTCTGCACATAGAGTTTTTAGTGGTTTGTTCCAGCCAGATTTAGTTACATGGTCTGCTTTGATAACTGGGTATTCACAGTCTGGGGATTATGGTAAGGCATTGCTCTTCTTCAAGAATTTGAACATGGAAGGTAAGAAGGCTGATTCCATTTTGATTGCCAGTGTGTTGGCTGCTGCTGCTCAGATAGCAAATGTAGGGCCTGGCTGTGAGATACATGCTTATGTTCTTCGACATGGACTTGAATCTCATGTCATGATTTCCTCTGCTCTCATAGCCATGTATTCAAAGTGCGGTTTCTTGGGCATGGGGACTCGTGTGTTTGAGATCATGCCAGAAAAGAATATTATTTCCTACAATTCATTAATATTGGGTCTTGGTTTGCATGGCCTTGCCTCTGAGGCCTTTAGAATGTTTGATGAGATACTGAGAAATGGGTTAAAACCTGATGAATATACTTTTACTGCTCTCCTTGGTGCGTGCTGCCATGCTGGCCTTGTCAAAGATGGCCGTCAAATTTTCAGAAGAATGAAAGATGAGTTTTGCATTCAACCTAGAACAGAGCATTATGTTCATATGGTAAAACTTCTTGGGATGGAAGGAGGGTTGGAAGAGGCTTACAATCTAATCTTGTCCTTGTCAGAACCAGTGGACTGCGGCATTTGGGGAGCCCTGTTATTGTGCTGCGATGTCTGTGGAAATTCTGAGCTGGCAGAAATTGTAGCCCAGAGGCTCTTTGAGAGTAGTTCTGAGAAAGGTGCTTATAGGGTCATGCTTTCTAATATATATGCTGGCGATGGGAGGTGGGATGATGCAAAGAAGTTGAGAGATCACATAACAGAAGGCAAACTGAGGAAGATAACGGGGCTTAGCTGGATTAAAG GTTTTAGCCGTTCTGCATGA
- the LOC117626964 gene encoding protein LATERAL ORGAN BOUNDARIES-like, whose amino-acid sequence MASSSSSYNSPCAACKFLRRKCMPGCIFAPYFPPEEPQKFANVHKIFGASNVTKLLNELLPHQREDAVNSLAYEAEARVRDPVYGCVGAISFLQRQVQRLQKELDSANADLIRYACNEITTATVLPTGLNSVIQPNMAPRRRSVDHHPHHQFYQQINNTSTTGGAFSAPYLPWNDIHNRSGDINEGGGEGGDGRM is encoded by the coding sequence atggcATCCTCCAGCTCCTCCTATAACTCTCCCTGCGCTGCCTGCAAGTTTTTGAGGAGAAAATGCATGCCGGGCTGCATTTTCGCACCTTACTTCCCACCGGAGGAGCCCCAGAAATTCGCCAATGTCCACAAGATCTTTGGGGCCAGCAATGTGACCAAGCTTCTCAACGAGCTCCTGCCTCATCAGCGCGAGGACGCCGTGAACTCCCTGGCCTATGAGGCGGAGGCACGAGTCAGGGACCCGGTGTATGGGTGTGTTGGAGCCATTTCTTTCCTCCAAAGGCAGGTCCAGAGGCTCCAGAAGGAGCTTGACTCTGCAAATGCTGACCTCATCCGCTATGCCTGCAACGAAATCACAACAGCAACGGTGTTGCCAACAGGGCTAAATTCGGTGATTCAGCCGAATATGGCTCCTCGGAGAAGGTCGGTtgatcatcatcctcatcaccAGTTTTACCAACAAATAAACAATACTAGTACTACTGGAGGAGCTTTCTCAGCTCCCTATCTTCCATGGAATGATATTCATAACCGGTCTGGGGACATTAAcgaaggaggaggagaaggaggagaTGGCAGAATGTGA
- the LOC117629091 gene encoding lysM domain receptor-like kinase 3, producing the protein MKSGSCFRLPMMVAMMVAITASINSLYPFACSDSDQIQSCNSYLYHISKGHQIKEIATFYSVNSSSIKPIVHGTQHQQDYLVSVPCTCKDIKGTKTYLYDTSYLVKQGDTLENVVSEFYSGQAMIVGAEEKPFAGVGNMTTILLVCGCVERSSQEVVTYTVQDHDTLIGIEQLLSAYESEIQNLNINLTQTPNFIDVGWVLFVPMELNGLQPKRQGKRLSLPTIIGVVSAVGFLFVATFIIFLLIRYRKGRNREEDQKSVKCDATLLDAETFENERPVIYSMEQIEMATSNFDETRKIGEGGYGSVYFGILGELEVAIKKMRSIRTKEFFAELKVLCKIHHNNVVELLGYASGSDHLCLVYEFLQNGSLNDHLHDPLLKGNQPLSWTARAQIALDTARGIEYIHDHTKARYVHRDIKTSNILLDQGLRAKVADFGLARLVERSSEEDMVATRVVGTPGYIPPESVRELQMTSKTDVYAFGVVVAELITGQRAIVRDNREPKRMKSLSSVLYAVFQEKDPEAALEAKVDGNMKGSCPIEEVYKMAEIARRCSSEDPVDRPEMRDIVQTLSQILVCSIEWEASLGGKSQVFSGLIMSGR; encoded by the exons ATGAAAAGTGGTTCTTGTTTCAGATTACCAATGATGGTAGCCATGATGGTGGCCATTACAGcgagtataaaca GTCTGTACCCTTTTGCTTGCTCTGATTCTGATCAAATCCAGAGCTGCAATTCCTACCTATATCACATCTCAAAAGGCCATCAAATAAAGGAAATAGCCACTTTTTACTCTGTCAATTCATCCAGCATCAAGCCTATAGTTCATGGCACCCAACACCAACAAGACTATCTTGTATCTGTGCCTTGCACTTGCAAAGACATCAAAGGCACCAAAACTTACCTCTATGACACCAGTTACCTAGTTAAACAAGGAGACACCCTTGAGAATGTTGTTAGTGAGTTTTACAGTGGGCAGGCAATGATAGTTGGAGCAGAGGAGAAGCCATTTGCTGGTGTTGGCAATATGACAACTATTCTCCTTGTTTGTGGGTGCGTAGAGAGATCTTCGCAGGAGGTTGTGACATACACAGTTCAAGACCATGACACTTTGATAGGAATTGAACAACTTCTATCTGCATATGAGAGTGAAATTCAGAATCTGAACATAAACCTCActcaaaccccaaattttATAGATGTtggttgggttttgtttgtgcCAATGGAGCTGAATGGACTTCAACCAAAAAGGCAAG GAAAGAGACTCAGTTTGCCTACAATTATAGGCGTAGTGTCAGCTGTTGGTTTTCTATTTGTGGCCACATTCATCATATTCCTTCTCATCAGATACAGAAAAGGAAGGAACagagaagaagatcaaaaaTCTGTT AAATGTGATGCAACTCTGCTTGATGCAGAAACTTTTGAGAATGAAAGACCAGTTATATATAGCATGGAGCAAATCGAGATGGCTACAAGTAACTTTGATGAAACCAGGAAGATTGGGGAGGGTGGATATGGCAGCGTTTACTTCGGAATATTAGGAGAACTG GAAGTTGCAATTAAGAAGATGAGATCTATCAGAACAAAGGAGTTCTTCGCTGAGCTCAAGGTTTTATGCAAGATACATCACAACAATGTg GTGGAGCTGCTGGGATATGCTAGTGGAAGTGACCATCTATGTTTGGTTTATGAGTTTCTACAGAATGGCTCCCTCAATGACCATCTTCATGACCCATTGCTGAAAG GAAACCAACCTCTTTCATGGACAGCAAGAGCACAAATAGCACTGGATACAGCAAGAGGAATTGAATACATTCATGACCACACGAAGGCCCGCTATGTGCACCGGGATATAAAAACCAGTAACATTCTACTTGATCAGGGACTCAGAGCAAAG GTTGCAGATTTTGGCCTAGCAAGGTTAGTAGAACGGTCAagcgaagaagatatggttgCGACACGTGTGGTTGGAACGCCCGGTTACATTCCTCCAGA ATCTGTTCGTGAGCTACAAATGACATCGAAAACTGATGTTTATGCGTTCGGAGTGGTGGTAGCAGAGCTAATAACGGGTCAGCGTGCGATTGTTCGTGACAACAGAGAACCAAAAAGAATGAAGTCACTCAGCTCAGTT CTATATGCAGTGTTCCAAGAAAAAGATCCAGAAGCTGCATTGGAAGCTAAAGTAGATGGTAACATGAAAGGAAGCTGCCCTATCGAAGAAGTATACAAG ATGGCAGAAATAGCAAGGCGGTGTTCGAGTGAAGATCCAGTAGATAGACCAGAGATGAGAGACATTGTCCAAACGCTCTCCCAAATATTGGTGTGCTCAATAGAATGGGAAGCATCACTTGGAGGGAAGAGCCAAGTCTTCAGTGGGTTAATTATGAGTGGAagataa
- the LOC117628474 gene encoding oleosin 16.4 kDa-like — MAEQHPRPQEHQGYQTQHQYDQQQQHQGFQYDDQQQPKGFLPQNGPSATHIVAMLTLVPIGGTLLFLSGVTLAGTILGLAVSTPLFVIFSPILVPAALVIGLSVVGILTSGAFGITALSSFSWLARFLRRSRLPEKMGQKVQETTGYLGLKVQETAGYLGQKMQETGGQVGHLLQETGGQVGQKTRETGQNLDKAQDAGRDQEGGRTKEGGRGREGVTVTVEP; from the coding sequence ATGGCTGAGCAACACCCCCGCCCACAAGAACACCAAGGCTACCAGACTCAGCACCAGTACGACCAACAACAGCAGCACCAAGGTTTCCAGTACGACGACCAACAGCAACCAAAAGGCTTCCTTCCACAAAATGGTCCCTCTGCCACGCATATTGTAGCAATGCTCACTCTTGTTCCAATCGGCGGCACTCTGCTCTTCCTTTCTGGGGTCACGCTCGCTGGGACTATCCTTGGGCTCGCTGTTTCCACCCCGCTTTTTGTTATCTTCAGCCCCATTTTGGTCCCGGCCGCTTTGGTCATAGGCCTGTCCGTGGTCGGGATCTTAACCTCGGGGGCTTTTGGGATCACGGCCCTCTCGTCTTTTTCTTGGCTGGCCCGTTTTCTGCGTCGGAGTCGGCTGCCGGAGAAAATGGGCCAGAAGGTGCAGGAGACTACGGGGTATTTGGGCCTAAAGGTACAGGAGACGGCGGGCTATTTGGGCCAAAAGATGCAAGAGACTGGAGGCCAGGTGGGCCACTTGTTGCAGGAGACTGGAGGTCAGGTGGGCCAGAAGACTAGAGAAACGGGGCAAAATTTAGATAAGGCCCAGGATGCTGGTAGGGACCAAGAGGGTGGTAGGACCAAAGAAGGTGGCAGGGGGCGTGAAGGTGTTACTGTTACTGTTGAGccatga
- the LOC117627433 gene encoding AP-1 complex subunit mu-2-like produces the protein MAGAASALFLLDIKGRVLIWRDYRGDVSAAQAERFFTKFIEKEVDPYSQDPVVYDNGVSYMFIQHNNVYLMIASRQNCNAASLLLFLHRVIDVFKHYFEELEEESLRDNFVVVYELLDEIMDFGFPQFTEAKILSEFIKTDAYRMEVTQRPPMAVTNAVSWRSEGIRYKKNEVFLDVVESVNILVNSNGQIIRSDVVGALKMRTYLSGMPECKLGLNDRVLLEAQGRTTKGKAIDLDDIKFHQCVRLARFENDRTISFIPPDGAFDLMTYRLSTQVKPLIWVEAQVEKHSRSRIEITVKARSQYKERSTATNVEIHLPVPADATNPNVRTSMGSAAYAPESDALVWKIKSFPGNKEYMLRAEFRLPSITSEEAVPERKAPIRVKFEIPYFTVSGIQVRYLKIIEKSGYHALPWVRYITMAGEYELRLM, from the exons ATGGCCGGCGCCGCCTCGGCGCTCTTTTTGTTAGACATCAAAGGGCGAGTGTTGATTTGGCGCGACTACCGTGGCGATGTCTCTGCTGCTCAGGCCGAGCGCTTCTTCACCAAGTTCATTGAAAAAGAG gtCGATCCTTACTCCCAAGATCCAGTGGTTTACGACAATGGAGTCAGCTACATGTTCATACAGCACAACAATGTCTACTTGATGATTGCCTCGAGGCAGAACTGCAATGCTGCTAGCTTGCTGCTCTTTCTGCATCGTGTAATTGAT GTATTTAAGCACTATTTTGAAGAGCTAGAAGAGGAATCATTAAGAGACAACTTTGTCGTAGTG TACGAGTTACTTGATGAAATTATGGACTTTGGTTTTCCGCAATTCACTGAAGCAAAGATTCTTAGTGAGTTCATCAAGACTGATGCCTACAGGATGGAGGTGACACAGCGTCCTCCCATGGCTGTCACAAATGCAGTGTCTTGGCGCAGCGAAGGGATACGATACAAGAAGAATGAA GTCTTTTTGGATGTGGTGGAAAGTGTCAATATACTTGTCAACAGCAATGGACAAATAATACGGTCAGATGTTGTGGGGGCCCTAAAGATGAGAACTTATTTGAG TGGTATGCCCGAGTGTAAGCTTGGACTGAATGATCGAGTGCTGCTGGAGGCACAAGGTCGAACAACAAAAGGGAAAGCCATCGATCTGGATGATATCAAGTTCCATCA GTGTGTACGTTTGGCTCGATTCGAGAATGACCGAACTATATCCTTCATACCCCCTGATGGAGCATTTGATCTGATGACATACAGACTCAGTACTCAG GTAAAGCCTCTTATCTGGGTGGAAGCACAAGTTGAAAAGCATTCTAGAAGTCGTATTGAAATCACGGTAAAAGCAAGGAGCCAGTATAAGGAGCGCAG CACGGCCACAAATGTCGAAATTCATTTGCCTGTGCCTGCCGATGCTACAAATCCTAATGTCCGGACATCAATGGGATCTGCTGCATATGCTCCAGAGAGTGATGCTTTAGTCTGGAAAATTAAATCTTTTCCTGGTAATAAG GAGTACATGTTGAGGGCTGAGTTTAGGCTTCCTAGTATAACTTCTGAAGAAGCAGTTCCTGAAAGAAAAGCTCCTATTCGTGTGAAGTTTGAAATCCCGTATTTTACTGTCTCTGGGATTCAG GTCCGATACCTAAAAATCATTGAGAAAAGTGGATACCATGCTCTTCCATGGGTGAGATACATAACAATGGCGGGCGAATATGAACTGAGACTAATGTAA
- the LOC117627434 gene encoding small nuclear ribonucleoprotein-associated proteins B and B'-like: MSMSKSSKMLQFINYRMRVTIQDGRQLVGKFMAFDRHMNLVLGDCEEFRKLPPLKGKKSNEERDDRRTLGLVLLRGEEVISMTVEGPPPQEESRAKAASAAALAGPGLGRAAGRGIPTAPLAQAQPGLSGPVRGVGGPAPGMMQPQISRPPVPNLSAPPMSYPAAPVIRPPGQMPGYPGQGPPQMARGPPPGVPPPQFPRPGGPPQQFQGPPQMQFGQRPMGPPPPGQMMRGPPPPPRPGMPGPPPHRPGMPPPPGGQVPVFGPPRPGMPPPPNPQNQQQNQQQQ, translated from the coding sequence ATGTCGATGTCGAAGAGCTCCAAGATGCTGCAATTCATAAACTACCGAATGCGAGTGACGATCCAAGACGGTCGGCAGCTCGTCGGCAAGTTCATGGCCTTCGATCGCCACATGAACCTCGTCCTCGGCGACTGCGAGGAGTTTCGCAAGCTCCCGCCATTGAAGGGCAAGAAGAGCAACGAGGAACGCGACGACCGTCGAACCCTAGGCCTCGTCCTCCTCCGCGGTGAAGAGGTGATCTCCATGACCGTCGAGGGCCCACCTCCTCAGGAAGAGTCACGTGCCAAGGCCGCCAGCGCCGCCGCTTTGGCTGGCCCCGGTTTGGGCCGGGCCGCCGGTCGAGGTATCCCCACTGCTCCATTGGCCCAGGCACAGCCCGGTCTCTCCGGCCCGGTTCGAGGCGTGGGTGGGCCCGCCCCCGGCATGATGCAGCCGCAGATTTCACGCCCTCCTGTTCCGAACCTCTCTGCGCCGCCCATGTCGTACCCGGCTGCTCCGGTGATTCGTCCGCCTGGGCAGATGCCTGGATATCCCGGTCAGGGCCCACCGCAGATGGCGCGGGGTCCACCGCCTGGTGTGCCGCCTCCACAGTTTCCGAGGCCTGGTGGCCCACCTCAGCAATTCCAGGGCCCACCTCAGATGCAGTTTGGGCAGAGGCCGATGGGTCCTCCGCCGCCTGGGCAGATGATGAGGGGCCCACCTCCTCCGCCTCGACCCGGCATGCCTGGTCCACCACCGCATCGTCCTGGGATGCCGCCTCCACCTGGTGGTCAAGTTCCTGTGTTTGGACCCCCTCGTCCTGGAATGCCACCTCCACCCAACCCTCAGAACCAGCAACAAAATCAGCAGCAGCAGTGA